The following are encoded in a window of Streptomyces sp. SAT1 genomic DNA:
- a CDS encoding 3-deoxy-7-phosphoheptulonate synthase, with protein MTSLLDPPAAHAAQTSWRRLPAGQQPSWPDAAALDAAVTALASALPLVTARECDLLRARLAAVARGEAFLVQGGDCAEELDAVNAASIGRTAGTLQQLAAVLGYARSLPVVTLARMAGQYAKPRSSPTEVRGGVELPVYRGDAVNGHAFTAAARTPDPHRLVRVHHTSAATLNLVRAYGAGEHAGPGQVLAALREFTDASPERDRYEALTAEIERAGGFTGTGDGWHTPGELFMSHEGLLLDYESALVRLDPATGGAYATSGHLLWIGERTRRLDGAHVEFFSRISNPVAVKIGPSIGTDELLRLIGRLSPEGVPGRLTLVVRMGAGKIRDVLPGLVERVTAEGLPVAWVSDPMHGNTISAPSGHKTRRFDDVLDELAGFFEVLTGLGAHPGGVHLELTGDDVTECVGGGDGIGFDDLPARYRSVCDPRLNRGQALDLAYRLAELLDTARPSSGAVREIR; from the coding sequence GTGACTTCCCTGCTCGATCCGCCCGCCGCGCACGCGGCGCAGACCAGCTGGCGCCGGCTGCCCGCCGGGCAGCAGCCGTCCTGGCCGGACGCCGCCGCGCTGGACGCGGCGGTCACCGCCCTCGCGTCCGCCCTGCCGCTGGTGACGGCCCGCGAGTGCGATCTGCTCCGGGCCCGGCTCGCCGCCGTCGCGCGCGGGGAGGCGTTCCTGGTCCAGGGCGGCGACTGCGCCGAGGAGCTGGACGCCGTGAACGCGGCGTCCATCGGCCGGACCGCCGGCACCCTCCAGCAACTGGCCGCCGTCCTCGGGTACGCGCGCTCGCTGCCCGTGGTGACGCTGGCCCGGATGGCCGGGCAGTACGCCAAGCCGCGTTCCTCGCCCACCGAGGTGCGCGGCGGCGTGGAGCTGCCGGTGTACCGGGGCGACGCGGTCAACGGGCACGCCTTCACGGCCGCCGCCCGCACCCCCGACCCGCACCGGCTGGTGCGGGTCCACCACACCTCCGCCGCCACCTTGAACCTGGTCCGGGCCTACGGCGCAGGTGAGCACGCCGGGCCCGGCCAGGTGCTGGCGGCGCTGCGGGAGTTCACCGACGCCTCGCCCGAGCGGGACCGCTACGAGGCGCTCACCGCCGAGATCGAGCGGGCGGGCGGCTTCACCGGCACCGGCGACGGCTGGCACACCCCCGGCGAGCTGTTCATGTCGCACGAGGGGCTGCTGCTGGACTACGAGTCGGCGCTGGTCCGCCTGGACCCGGCCACCGGCGGGGCGTACGCCACCTCGGGGCACCTGCTGTGGATCGGAGAGCGCACGCGCCGCCTGGACGGGGCGCACGTGGAGTTCTTCTCCCGGATCAGCAACCCGGTCGCCGTCAAGATCGGGCCGTCCATCGGGACGGACGAACTGCTGCGGCTGATCGGCCGGCTGTCGCCCGAGGGCGTGCCGGGCCGGCTCACCCTGGTGGTCCGGATGGGCGCCGGGAAGATCCGGGACGTGCTGCCGGGCCTGGTCGAGCGGGTCACCGCCGAGGGGCTGCCGGTGGCCTGGGTGTCGGACCCGATGCACGGCAACACGATCAGCGCGCCCAGCGGGCACAAGACCCGCCGGTTCGACGACGTGCTCGACGAACTGGCCGGGTTCTTCGAGGTGCTGACCGGTCTCGGCGCCCATCCCGGCGGTGTCCACCTGGAGCTGACCGGCGACGACGTGACGGAGTGCGTCGGCGGCGGCGACGGGATCGGCTTCGACGACCTGCCCGCGCGCTACCGGTCGGTGTGCGACCCGCGGCTCAACCGCGGCCAGGCGCTGGACCTGGCCTACCGGCTCGCCGAACTCCTCGACACCGCCCGCCCGTCCTCCGGGGCGGTCCGGGAGATCCGGTGA
- a CDS encoding 4'-phosphopantetheinyl transferase family protein: MTTEVWLLPEPAAASFVSGLGGERLLDGTERGRLARMLTPRQRGHFLAGRLLCRHALSERTGHPVDGWRFPVNAYGRPEPWPERYGVRFSISHTDGLVVCAVTDGPACGVDVEGPLSVASAARVARFLAPSEQAELAALPAAERPERTRELWVLKEAYLKGLGTGVRRDLDTFTFTPRGTAPPRVRDPLHDTTFTWHFSLLRPTAEHTVALAVETPGPEPARLRLLSPAEASGTGT, translated from the coding sequence GTGACGACGGAGGTGTGGCTGCTGCCCGAGCCCGCCGCGGCGTCCTTCGTCAGCGGGCTCGGCGGCGAGCGGCTGCTCGACGGGACGGAACGCGGCCGCCTGGCCCGGATGCTGACCCCGCGCCAGCGGGGCCACTTCCTGGCCGGGCGGCTGCTGTGCCGGCACGCGCTCAGCGAACGCACCGGGCATCCGGTCGACGGCTGGCGGTTCCCGGTGAACGCGTACGGGCGGCCCGAGCCGTGGCCCGAGCGGTACGGGGTGCGGTTCAGCATCTCGCACACCGACGGGCTCGTGGTCTGCGCCGTGACGGACGGACCGGCGTGCGGGGTGGACGTGGAGGGCCCGCTCTCCGTGGCGTCGGCGGCCCGCGTCGCCCGCTTCCTCGCCCCCTCCGAGCAGGCGGAGCTGGCCGCCCTGCCCGCCGCGGAGCGGCCCGAGCGCACCCGGGAGCTCTGGGTGCTCAAGGAGGCGTACCTCAAGGGTCTGGGCACCGGCGTCCGCCGCGACCTCGACACCTTCACCTTCACCCCGCGCGGCACGGCTCCCCCGCGCGTGCGCGACCCCCTGCACGACACCACCTTCACCTGGCACTTCAGTCTGTTGCGGCCCACCGCGGAGCACACCGTGGCCCTCGCCGTGGAGACGCCAGGGCCCGAGCCGGCGCGGCTGCGGCTGCTGAGCCCGGCGGAGGCGTCCGGCACCGGCACCTGA
- a CDS encoding TetR/AcrR family transcriptional regulator, whose protein sequence is MARLKTHDEALRQRLINRAAATVFDRGTAALSLRQLAADVKTSTTAVYSLFGNKAGLLASLYEEAARLFVVRLAGVPSTDDPARDVIRLGIAYRAYALANPHLYAILFLESLAQFEPAPEGQREMLEMYQPLVDAVRRGQRAGQFTEALEPEVVALACWATAHGLVSLELSGNEPPGLPIADSYERMLDAVVTGWRAV, encoded by the coding sequence ATGGCCAGGCTCAAGACACATGACGAAGCGCTCCGGCAGCGGCTCATCAACCGCGCGGCCGCCACGGTGTTCGACCGGGGCACCGCGGCGCTGAGCCTTCGACAGCTCGCGGCGGACGTGAAGACCTCGACCACGGCGGTCTACTCGCTGTTCGGCAACAAGGCCGGGCTGCTGGCCAGCCTCTACGAGGAGGCCGCCCGGCTCTTCGTGGTGCGGCTGGCCGGTGTGCCCTCCACCGACGACCCGGCGCGCGACGTGATCCGCCTCGGCATCGCCTACCGCGCCTACGCGCTCGCGAACCCGCACCTGTACGCGATCCTCTTCCTGGAGAGCCTCGCCCAGTTCGAGCCCGCCCCCGAGGGGCAGCGCGAGATGCTGGAGATGTACCAGCCGCTGGTCGACGCGGTGCGCCGCGGACAGCGGGCGGGGCAGTTCACCGAAGCGCTGGAACCCGAGGTCGTGGCCCTGGCGTGCTGGGCCACCGCCCACGGCCTGGTCTCCCTGGAGCTGTCCGGCAACGAGCCGCCCGGCCTGCCCATCGCCGACTCCTACGAGCGGATGCTGGACGCCGTGGTGACCGGCTGGCGGGCCGTCTGA